Genomic window (Sulfurimonas sp.):
TCATAATCATGAATCGTATCTACTCCATCTCCTCTGTTAAAGATGTAGGTATCATCTCCTGCTCCGCCTTGGAGTGTGTCGTTTCCTGTTCCACCTTCTAAGATATCGTTGTATGGAGCGTTGGTACCATATGGATTTGTTTCTGAATCTGCAATAATTGTATCATCTCCTGCTCCACCTTTTATGGTGTCTGCTCCTGCGTTGCCATAAAGTGTATCATTTCCTGTACCACCATCTATTATGTCATTTCCGCCACTACCTGTGATTATGTCATTACCAGCTTCTCCTGTCATAACATTATCATTACCTACTCCAGTAATAGTATCATCACCATCTGTTCCATAAAAAACAACATCATTAAATCCATCTTCAGGATAATCAATAAATTTAAAGTTCTCTATTTTATTGTTTGTGTTGTACCAGTTTGTAATTGTGATTCTATCTGTAAGGTCTGCCCATGATGTTACACCCTCTTCTCTAATTCCTACTATCAGGTCATTTCCATTTGAGATTAGAATTAAATCATCTGCACTAATCCCTTCTCCAAACTGAAGTGTGTCATTTCCTGCGTTGTAGCTTGTAGAGACTGTGAAATAACAACAGTTTATTTTACGGTCTCCAATGGGATGATTTTTATCTTAAAATTATAGCTTTTCTACTTTTAAATTTAAGCATAAAGTAAATTCTAAAAAAACAAACTACATATAATAAAGAGTTAGCTATATATTGAGCTATTTCTTCTTTTATGGAACTTATATCTCTATCTTTTAAAGCTATCATCAGTTTTTGAAATAGATTTATACCTATCAAATTTAAAAGTCTTTTAAAGTTATAGCTAAACATGATAAGTGCATTTTCACCTGATACTTTTTCTTTGCCACGAACAAGATAATGATCCCAACCTAAAGTTCTTTTAATTGTTCCAAATGGATGTTCAACTATTGAACCTCTTTTTTTGACTATTACTTTAGATTCTTCAGTTTGCATCTTTTTATTATGTGCTTCTGTTATATACTCATGTTCCCATCTATATATTTGTTTATATGGTGCTTTTGTAGGTATACATTTATCTTTGAGAGGACAAGCTTTACATATTGCACTTGTACCTGTATAAATGAAATTAACTTTATCATTCTTTATTTGTGGTGCAATTCTTTTTTTTAGTTGATAATTATTAGGACATATATAGCAATCATTGTTATCATTGTAAATAAATTCATCTCTTGTAAATTTACCTTTGTCTTTTTGAACTTGTCTCATATTTGCTAAAGGAACAATAGCATTAATATTATCTTCACTACATTTTTTAAATTCTTTAGCACTATAATATCCTGTATCAGCTACTATCTTTAGTTTATCTACTCCTAAATTTTCTTTAGTCTCTTTTGCCATCTTATGCAGTTGTGCTCTATCGCTACCTACTGTTGAAATATCAGTAGCTACTATGAATTTAAATGAATCATCTACAACTATCTGTGAATTATATGCCATAAGGTTATGTGCAGGTTTTTTCATAAGAGAAGCATCTGAATCTGTTTTATTATATTGAGTTTTACCCATCTCTTCTAAAAGTTTTAAGTTTTTAGATAACTCTTCTTGTTGATATTTTAGTTTTCTTAAATCTTTTGGTAGTTTATTAATGATACTTGATGGTTGTTTCTCTTTATCTGCATACTCTAGTGATTTGAGATACTCTTCTATTTCAGTTTCAATTTTAGTTAAATCTTTATCCAGTGTCTTTTTCAATATTAGTTGATTTTTAGAGGCATTCGCTCTTAAAAATGCTCCATCAACAGCTTTTAATCCATCCCCTATTAAATCTATATTTTTACATAAAACTACAAACTCTTTAAATACTTGTTTTAGTGCTTTTGGATTCCTTGCTCTAAACTCTGATATAGTTCTATATGTTGGTTTTAAGTCTTGTGCTAGCCATATTAGTTCTAGGTTTCTTTTACACTCTTTTTCTAATGCTCTTGAACTTCTTATCTTATTTAGATAACCATAAATATATATTTTTAACAGTAGTTTAGGACTATAAGCTTTTTGTCCATCTGCTCTATCACTTTTTCTTGTATTTGAAAACTGCAGTTTAGTTAAGTCTAATAATTCTACATAAGAATCTATTGCTCTTACATTGTTATCTTCATCTACATAATCATCAATACTTGGTGGAAATAATAATTGCTGATTTCTATTTAAACCTTGTTTATATAGTTCACTCATTAGTTGCCTTAAAAGCCTAAATACAGGGCTTTGTTTGGTGTTATTATACTGAAAAATTGATTTTAAATTGCTTGATTGGATGTGTTTATATGAATGAGACTGGAAATAGTAGTTATTTCACAGTCTCGTAGTAGTAGAACGATATGAATCATAATCATGAATCGTATCTACTCCATCTCCTCTGTTAAAGATGTAGGTATCATCTCCTGCTCCGCCTTGGAGTGTGTCGTTTCCTGTTCCACCTTCTAAGATATCGTTGTATGGAGCGTTGGTACCATATGGATTTGTTTCTGAATCTGCAATAATTGTATCATCTCCTGCTCCACCTTTTATGGTGTCTGCTCCTGCGTTGCCATAAAGTGTATCATTTCCTGTACCACCATCTATTATGTCATTTCCGCCATTACCACTGATTGTGTCATTATCTGCACCACCATAAATAATATCATTATTAGCACTTCCTGAAACTGTATCATTACCAGCTCCTGCAGTAATAGTATTATCTCCATAATTAATTCCAGTAATTGAGTCATCACCTTGTGAACCAAGCATAATAATATTCTCTGTACCTAACTCTGTCCCATCTCTAAACTTAAAGTTCTCTATTTTATTGTTTGTGTTGTACCAGTTTGTGATAGTTATCTTGTCTGCTAAATCTGAAAATGCAACACCTTCTTCTTTTATTCCAACTATAAGATTATTACCTTCCGTTGTAAATACTAAGTCTGTTGCACTAATCCCTTCTCCAAACTGAAGTGTGTCATTTCCTGCGTTGTAGCTTGTAGTAGTAGAACGATATGAATCATAATCATGAATCGTATCTACTCCATCTCCTCTGTTAAAGATGTAGGTATCATCTCCTGCTCCGCCTTGGAGTGTGTCGTTTCCTGTTCCACCTTCTAAGATATCGTTGTATGGAGCGTTGGTACCATATGGATTTGTTTCTGAATCTGCAATAATTGTATCATCTCCTGCTCCACCTTTTATGGTGTCTGCTCCTGCGTTGCCGTAGATGGTGTCATCTCCACCATTTCCTTCTATTAGATTATCATTTGAGTTTCCACTTAGTGTATCACCGTCATCACCATCTAGCAGGTAGTTTCCTTTTATCCAGCTATCACTGAAGTTTATTGGTTCAAACGCTTCATCTTTATTGATTTTTAGTTCTTCACCATCACTAAAGATGATTGTCTCTATTCCTCTTTTTTCATTTTTCCAATCTCTTATAACTACATAATCTTTTAACTCATCATAAGTATTGTGTTCACCTTCTATCTTTATGATTAAATCATTTCCGTGTGTTCCAAATGTAACATCAGTTCTATTTATACCACCGCTTAGTTGCAAGGTATCATTTCCTGCTTGTAGTTCTATATCTCCTTGGAAGTAACTATCATTTATTGCAACTGCGTAATCACCTTTATTATAAACATAAGTATCATCACCGGAGCCACCACTCATGATGGCACCAAGTCTACTATAGAGAACTCCAGGCAGTCCCTCTTCTACAAACATCTCTGCTATTTCACTCTTTGACCAGGTAGAGTTATCACTAAACTCAAATGTTTCTATATTATTACTTGATTTAAACCAATCATTTAAAGTTATTTTATCACTATCATTTATCGCTACGATTAGATCTAGCCCATCTCTTCTGGCTGATATATCATCCTTAGTCACTCCTTCTCCAAACCT
Coding sequences:
- a CDS encoding IS1182 family transposase translates to MSELYKQGLNRNQQLLFPPSIDDYVDEDNNVRAIDSYVELLDLTKLQFSNTRKSDRADGQKAYSPKLLLKIYIYGYLNKIRSSRALEKECKRNLELIWLAQDLKPTYRTISEFRARNPKALKQVFKEFVVLCKNIDLIGDGLKAVDGAFLRANASKNQLILKKTLDKDLTKIETEIEEYLKSLEYADKEKQPSSIINKLPKDLRKLKYQQEELSKNLKLLEEMGKTQYNKTDSDASLMKKPAHNLMAYNSQIVVDDSFKFIVATDISTVGSDRAQLHKMAKETKENLGVDKLKIVADTGYYSAKEFKKCSEDNINAIVPLANMRQVQKDKGKFTRDEFIYNDNNDCYICPNNYQLKKRIAPQIKNDKVNFIYTGTSAICKACPLKDKCIPTKAPYKQIYRWEHEYITEAHNKKMQTEESKVIVKKRGSIVEHPFGTIKRTLGWDHYLVRGKEKVSGENALIMFSYNFKRLLNLIGINLFQKLMIALKDRDISSIKEEIAQYIANSLLYVVCFFRIYFMLKFKSRKAIILR